One genomic segment of Hordeum vulgare subsp. vulgare chromosome 2H, MorexV3_pseudomolecules_assembly, whole genome shotgun sequence includes these proteins:
- the LOC123428182 gene encoding uncharacterized protein LOC123428182 isoform X2: MLEAWRMRRLMERELDRRSNDWSARLARFQAEEQRLRDRVMELAEQNVSFQREVTLFESKQVEASNKIRSLELQNKQLNDEMEKVKGKVGVPKQLFVNTDPLSIPAAVMRAGLSLPLGRKA, translated from the exons ATGTTAGAAGCGTGGAGAATGAGAAGACTGATGGAACGGGAGCTTGACAGAAGGTCAAATGATTGGTCAGCCAGGCTGGCAAGATTTCAAGCCGAAGAACAGCGACTACGGGATAGAGTAATGGAGCTAGCAGAGCAGAATGTGTCATTTCAGAGAGAAGTTACTTTGTTTGAATCGAAACAAGTTGAGGCTTCTAACAAGATTAGAAGTTTGGAATTGCAAAACAAACAACTGAATGATGAGATGGAGAAAGTTAAAG GTAAAGTTGGTGTCCCGAAGCAGCTATTTGTTAACACAGACCCATTGTCAATACCAGCTGCGGTTATGAGGGCTGGGCTATCACTTCCATTAG GCAGGAAGGCATGA
- the LOC123428182 gene encoding uncharacterized protein LOC123428182 isoform X1, whose protein sequence is MLEAWRMRRLMERELDRRSNDWSARLARFQAEEQRLRDRVMELAEQNVSFQREVTLFESKQVEASNKIRSLELQNKQLNDEMEKVKGKVGVPKQLFVNTDPLSIPAAVMRAGLSLPLGRHEFNGENFYHDGVPLGGKAWTQQQGHRL, encoded by the exons ATGTTAGAAGCGTGGAGAATGAGAAGACTGATGGAACGGGAGCTTGACAGAAGGTCAAATGATTGGTCAGCCAGGCTGGCAAGATTTCAAGCCGAAGAACAGCGACTACGGGATAGAGTAATGGAGCTAGCAGAGCAGAATGTGTCATTTCAGAGAGAAGTTACTTTGTTTGAATCGAAACAAGTTGAGGCTTCTAACAAGATTAGAAGTTTGGAATTGCAAAACAAACAACTGAATGATGAGATGGAGAAAGTTAAAG GTAAAGTTGGTGTCCCGAAGCAGCTATTTGTTAACACAGACCCATTGTCAATACCAGCTGCGGTTATGAGGGCTGGGCTATCACTTCCATTAG GAAGGCATGAATTCAACGGCGAAAACTTCTATCACGATGGGGTCCCTCTAGGCGGGAAGGCATGGACCCAACAACAAGGACATCGATTATGA